A portion of the Sphaerochaeta pleomorpha str. Grapes genome contains these proteins:
- the iolD gene encoding 3D-(3,5/4)-trihydroxycyclohexane-1,2-dione acylhydrolase (decyclizing): protein MDTIRLTMAQALLRFLDNQYVEFDGETTKFVQGVFGIFGHGCVLGLGEALAAAENSLPFYQAKNEQGAVHAATGFAKEHNRRKILAVTTSIGPGALNMISGAGTATANHIPVLLLPGDAFASRQPDPVLQQIEIPNDYTNTANDAFRSVSRYWDRVNRPEQLMTAMINAMRVLTDPAETGAVTVALPQDVQGEAYDYPAEFLEKRIHHIERREPTERQIQRMVASVQASSNPLVICGGGVRYSEAGAALEKFCSNFKIPFAETQSGKGCILWDNGLNLSGIGSTGGLAANTLAKKADLVIGVGTRLGDFTTCSKWLFQNPSCRFLSINVSGFDAYKMNSEPIIADAKVTLEALTKALLPSGYLSNWGSQIAKAKAKWDEEVDRLFSEEIPGSLSQVQVLGMLNEKLLPNDAIVISGSGSIPSDMQRVWRVRKRGTYHVEYAFSCMGYEIAAALGAKIAHEDREVIALVGDGAYTMLHSELLTAVQEQQKIIVVVLDNAGFQCIDNLQQSQGIVHYGNEWKTREDATGRLTGPSLSVDYAMNAQSWGAIGLRADTIEELEHCVSLALAETRPVVIHVHVAPKSMSKGYESWWRVGTAEVSSNPEVVKAWKEMQPEIKKTRKF, encoded by the coding sequence ATGGACACTATTCGATTGACGATGGCCCAGGCCTTGCTCCGTTTCCTTGACAACCAGTACGTGGAGTTTGACGGGGAAACCACTAAATTCGTACAGGGCGTATTCGGGATATTCGGGCATGGATGCGTATTAGGGCTCGGGGAGGCCTTGGCGGCGGCGGAAAACTCGCTGCCGTTTTACCAGGCAAAGAACGAGCAGGGCGCCGTACATGCCGCCACCGGGTTTGCCAAGGAACACAACAGAAGGAAGATACTGGCTGTCACTACTTCGATAGGACCGGGCGCACTGAACATGATATCGGGTGCAGGGACTGCCACGGCAAACCACATACCGGTGCTCTTGCTTCCCGGCGATGCGTTTGCAAGCAGGCAGCCAGACCCGGTCCTGCAGCAGATTGAAATTCCGAACGACTATACCAACACCGCAAACGATGCTTTTCGGAGCGTGAGCCGCTATTGGGACAGGGTCAACAGGCCCGAGCAACTCATGACGGCCATGATCAATGCCATGCGGGTCCTCACCGACCCTGCGGAAACCGGGGCCGTAACCGTGGCGCTGCCCCAGGACGTCCAGGGGGAAGCCTATGATTACCCTGCGGAATTCCTGGAGAAGAGAATACACCACATAGAGAGAAGGGAGCCCACCGAAAGGCAAATACAACGGATGGTGGCCTCGGTGCAGGCCTCTTCCAACCCCTTGGTAATCTGTGGGGGAGGAGTCCGCTATTCCGAGGCCGGTGCGGCCTTGGAGAAATTCTGTTCCAACTTCAAGATCCCGTTTGCAGAGACCCAATCCGGCAAGGGATGCATCCTTTGGGACAACGGGCTGAACCTTTCGGGAATAGGGTCCACCGGGGGGCTTGCAGCAAACACCCTTGCAAAGAAAGCAGACCTTGTCATCGGGGTGGGAACCCGCCTCGGGGATTTCACCACCTGTTCAAAATGGCTGTTCCAGAACCCCTCCTGCCGTTTCCTGTCAATCAACGTATCGGGTTTCGACGCTTACAAGATGAACAGCGAGCCCATCATAGCCGACGCAAAGGTGACTTTGGAAGCACTCACCAAAGCATTGCTACCCTCGGGATATCTTTCAAACTGGGGGTCCCAGATCGCTAAGGCAAAGGCCAAATGGGATGAGGAGGTCGACCGTCTTTTCTCCGAGGAAATCCCCGGCAGCCTCTCCCAGGTACAAGTACTCGGCATGTTGAACGAGAAGCTCCTGCCTAACGATGCAATTGTCATTTCAGGATCAGGCTCCATCCCCAGTGATATGCAGCGGGTCTGGAGAGTCAGAAAAAGAGGGACCTATCATGTTGAGTATGCCTTCTCGTGCATGGGCTATGAAATCGCCGCGGCCCTGGGTGCCAAGATTGCCCATGAGGACAGGGAAGTAATTGCCCTTGTCGGGGACGGGGCCTACACCATGCTCCATTCGGAATTGCTCACCGCAGTCCAGGAACAACAGAAAATCATCGTAGTGGTGCTGGACAATGCCGGATTCCAGTGCATAGACAATCTGCAGCAGAGCCAGGGGATCGTACACTACGGCAATGAGTGGAAGACAAGGGAAGATGCCACCGGCAGACTTACCGGCCCTTCCCTATCGGTCGACTATGCCATGAACGCACAGAGCTGGGGGGCTATCGGGCTCCGTGCCGATACCATAGAAGAACTCGAACACTGCGTGTCCCTCGCCTTGGCTGAAACAAGGCCGGTGGTAATCCATGTCCATGTTGCCCCCAAATCCATGTCGAAGGGATACGAATCCTGGTGGCGTGTCGGGACTGCCGAGGTATCGAGCAACCCCGAGGTCGTCAAGGCCTGGAAAGAAATGCAGCCTGAAATCAAAAAAACGAGAAAATTCTAA
- a CDS encoding 5-deoxy-glucuronate isomerase: protein MRHKGPYVRGYTELVPRSGPTSDMFMSFGVLVLKANEIWQDCAGTGDERIWLLAKGSATIAWGEREQEMFRPDLFDHGPWVLSVPSAIAVTIKAGESGAEFYRCATDNPLQFESRLFTPSECMSEFRGEGMMGETSTRIVRTVFDDTNRPESNLVIGEVIGVPGKWSSYPPHHHPQPEIYHYRVQPEQGFGFCAIGETPYLIKDKDTILIHDQEVHPHVTAPGYALWYLWVIRHLEGNRYGVQTVPPQYKWVTEPGAEIWEPKRNQ from the coding sequence ATGAGACACAAGGGGCCCTATGTTCGAGGCTATACCGAACTGGTACCCCGGTCGGGTCCGACAAGCGACATGTTCATGAGTTTCGGGGTCCTTGTCCTGAAAGCGAATGAGATCTGGCAGGATTGCGCAGGCACCGGCGACGAGCGCATCTGGCTGCTTGCAAAAGGTTCGGCGACGATTGCCTGGGGAGAACGGGAGCAAGAGATGTTCAGACCCGATTTGTTCGACCATGGGCCTTGGGTATTGTCAGTACCTTCTGCCATTGCAGTAACCATCAAGGCGGGGGAAAGCGGGGCGGAGTTCTACCGCTGTGCCACGGACAACCCGCTGCAGTTCGAGTCCCGGCTTTTCACCCCCAGTGAATGCATGAGCGAATTCAGGGGTGAAGGGATGATGGGCGAAACCTCGACGAGGATCGTACGCACGGTTTTCGACGATACAAACAGGCCTGAGTCGAACCTTGTCATCGGTGAGGTAATCGGAGTCCCCGGCAAATGGTCCAGCTACCCTCCGCATCACCATCCCCAACCGGAAATCTACCACTACAGGGTCCAGCCCGAACAGGGATTCGGTTTCTGTGCGATCGGGGAAACGCCCTACCTTATCAAGGATAAGGACACCATCCTCATACATGACCAGGAAGTGCACCCGCATGTGACGGCACCCGGCTATGCCCTGTGGTATCTGTGGGTGATCAGGCATCTCGAGGGAAACAGGTATGGGGTACAGACAGTCCCCCCCCAATACAAATGGGTTACGGAACCTGGGGCAGAAATCTGGGAACCAAAGAGAAACCAATAA
- the iolG gene encoding inositol 2-dehydrogenase, with product MSGKYKIGIIGAGRIGRLHTENISRMVPSVEIIGIADVNMNEETRLWAESLNIPLATGDAMDLIGNPDIKAVVICSSTSTHADFIIAAARAGKHIFCEKPIDLSVQKGLEAIKVAKEAGVKLQLGFNRRFDHNFQHIRELGRTGQVGDIQIVKITSRDPAPPSAAYVAVSGGIFLDMMIHDFDMARFQAGSEITEVYATGAVLVDPEIGKAGDIDTAIVTLKFANGAIGVIDNSRQAVYGYDQRVEVFGSKGSAQCENDTANSVTLATVDGVKGEKPLHFFLERYKDAYIGEITSFVEAILKDTAVEVGGEDGFEDMVAALAAGKSLKEHRPVTIKEMKKELGV from the coding sequence ATGAGCGGAAAATATAAAATCGGCATCATCGGGGCAGGCAGGATCGGGCGGTTGCATACGGAGAATATTTCCCGCATGGTCCCAAGCGTAGAAATCATCGGGATTGCCGATGTGAACATGAACGAAGAGACACGGCTCTGGGCTGAAAGCCTGAATATACCTCTGGCAACCGGGGATGCCATGGACCTCATCGGTAATCCCGATATCAAGGCCGTGGTCATCTGCAGCTCCACTTCGACCCATGCCGATTTCATAATCGCCGCGGCAAGGGCAGGGAAACATATATTCTGCGAGAAACCGATCGACCTGTCCGTACAGAAGGGCCTTGAGGCAATCAAGGTTGCAAAAGAAGCAGGGGTGAAGCTCCAGCTTGGGTTCAACAGACGGTTTGACCACAACTTCCAGCATATACGGGAATTGGGAAGAACAGGGCAGGTCGGGGACATCCAGATCGTAAAGATCACCTCTAGGGACCCGGCCCCACCCTCGGCTGCCTATGTTGCGGTGTCAGGCGGGATTTTCCTTGACATGATGATCCATGACTTTGACATGGCCCGCTTCCAGGCAGGGAGCGAGATTACCGAGGTCTATGCCACTGGAGCTGTACTGGTCGACCCGGAAATAGGAAAAGCCGGCGATATCGATACGGCAATCGTCACCCTCAAGTTCGCAAACGGGGCTATCGGGGTCATCGACAATTCCAGGCAGGCTGTCTACGGCTATGACCAGCGGGTCGAGGTTTTCGGGTCGAAAGGTTCGGCCCAGTGCGAAAACGATACCGCCAATTCAGTGACACTTGCAACCGTTGACGGGGTGAAGGGAGAGAAACCCCTCCATTTCTTTCTGGAGCGGTATAAGGATGCGTATATCGGCGAGATAACCTCCTTTGTGGAGGCAATCCTCAAGGACACTGCTGTCGAGGTAGGCGGAGAAGACGGCTTTGAGGACATGGTCGCTGCCTTGGCAGCCGGGAAGTCCCTGAAAGAACACCGGCCCGTCACAATCAAGGAAATGAAAAAAGAACTGGGAGTATAG